One Vespula pensylvanica isolate Volc-1 chromosome 1, ASM1446617v1, whole genome shotgun sequence genomic region harbors:
- the LOC122630045 gene encoding uncharacterized protein YGR130C, with translation MENPEKDESMKVLKDDKIDVNEENRVETNEPKTYEVKAITNLTESESNKKMSTNESENDSDSEEYTLVFYDSGSDVQTVINQEGIIEDTSSSFSARENADDRRKMISDGARIIEINDSTNDLIVESEVSNGVLLQENDSNVFNRRESFENRSNEHLKDDSCASIDFEELEKSLAVLQVNDERTSIDFSIDSELDKIVMEEEEQEEEEEQEEEKEKEEDNLKRQNELVEVGKRLDKLASILFENSNELRLESFEDMLYYLNPEDAINIMNMEGKGSSGSDKFMEKIEKDFCSDLSIERLDEENTKNEQEELFEYFDALDINESTVDERHFNTEEKPIELSNENLGVDMTEIHAKTLAKLLDSTHYKSELEVNEILKKINEQKMKIEDLKNESLKDLAIEFSHFEELLDEQKAIAEIEDYEFIDESSKLDEDELEENIVENQRSISPFIEMPLTKNEVTENYRIKVMEKDFKDRMIDLKNRLPETLEIVNEGDSVSHNMNLETEKVDEKIVLESVSTEIVNESENEEDEKSLIEFINENLIGDIIQCKLDSMINERASMDVSSDTSKSNVDLPDNDTTLIIKKEETSYDDDENHEIYLEKGMTMDRENEKELIDANRNEIDNNDEITTTSVTCNPESEDTVQVEIIDAVSSSNENLQGPTDDNNIEKVDSNESLFAYLTEKENRPYIKGKVYDYDEKKHGVRMTEQYIKKHCRENKLYQTPWLNDVLYLHYKGFSFIENLEKYTGLKTLWLENNGIREIANLENQSELRCLYLHHNIINKIENLECLIKLDTLNLAHNMIKKIENLDSLKFLNTLNLSYNYLQSSTDIEHLRLLEYLSILDLSHNRIDTFDIVDILGDMKSIRVITLTGNPVLKNIKMYRKTMILKCKNLHYLDDRPVFPRDRACAEAWMRGGPEEEAAERRRWIEAEQKRINDSVMELINKRKLRKPVGRPEREAEEINKKKTNQQDDEEVDREKSPMRTSKELVRTSFVKV, from the exons ATGGAAAATCCAGAGAAAGACGAGTCGATGAAAGTATTAAAGGATGACAAG ATCGAcgtaaatgaagaaaatcgcgtcgaaacgaacgaaccgaAAACCTACGAGGTAAAGGCGATTACTAATTTAACTGAAAgtgaatctaataaaaaaatgtcgacGAACGAAAGCGAGAACGATAGTGATTCGGAAGAATATACATTGGTTTTCTACGACAGTGGATCGGACGTTCAAACGGTCATCAATCAGGAAGGAATCATCGAGGATACGTCGAGTTCTTTCTCGGCACGTGAAAATGCtgatgatcgaagaaaaatgatctcGGACGGAGCAAGGATCATCGAGATAAATGATTCCACGAATGATCTTATCGTAGAGAGCGAGGTTTCTAACGGCGTACTTTTACAAGAAAATGACTCGAACGTATTTAATCGTCGAGAAAGTTTTgagaatcgttcgaacgaacatTTAAAAGACGACAGTTGTGCCAGCATAGATTTCGaggaattagaaaaatctttagCCGTTCTACAGGTCAACGACGAAAGAACGTCGATAGATTTTTCGATTGATTCGGAGTTGGATAAAATAGTTATGGAGGAAGAGGAacaggaagaggaagaggaacaggaagaggaaaaggaaaaggaagaagacaaTTTGAAAAGACAAAACGAGCTCGTAGAAGTTGGAAAACGATTAGACAAACTGGCCTCGatactttttgaaaattctaaCGAATTACGTCTCGAAAGTTTCGAAGATATGCTGTACTACCTCAACCCGGAAGACGCTATAAACATAATGAATATGGAAGGGAAAGGTTCTTCCGGTAGCGATAAGTTCAtggaaaagatcgaaaaagatttctgttcggatttatcgatcgaacgtctCGACGAAGAAAACACGAAGAACGAACAGGAAGAATTGTTCGAGTATTTCGACGCTTTGGACATAAACGAATCTACCGTCGACGAAAGGCACTTTAACACGGAAGAAAAACCCATTGAATTAAGCAATGAGAATCTTGGAGTAGACATGACCGAAATTCATGCCAAAACTTTGGCTAAGTTATTGGATTCTACTCATTACAAATCCGAGCTAGAggtaaatgaaattttgaaaaaaatcaatgaacaAAAGATGAAGATAGAGGATTTGAAAAACGAGTCCTTGAAAGATTTGGCCATAGAATTTAGTCATTTCGAAGAATTGTTGGACGAGCAAAAAGCGATTGCCGAAATTGAAGACTACGAATTTATCGACGAAAGTTCGAAATTGGACGAGGACGAATTAGAAGAGAATATCGTCGAAAATCAAAGATCGATATCGCCGTTCATCGAGATGCCTTTGACGAAAAACGAAGTTACAGAAAATTACAGGATAAAAGTGATGGAGAAAGATTTTAAAGATAGGATGATAGACCTGAAAAACAGGCTGCCCGAAACTTTGGAGATTGTAAATGAAGGGGATAGTGTATCGCATAACATGAATCTTGAAACTGAAAAGGTAGATGAAAAAATCGTTTTGGAAAGTGTTTCGACCGAAATTGTGAACGAATCTGAGAATGAGGAAGACGAAAAATCGttgatcgaatttattaatgaaaatttgattGGCGACATTATCCAGTGTAAACTCGATTCTATGATCAACGAGAGAGCTTCGATGGACGTTTCGAGTGATACATCGAAATCGAACGTCGATCTTCCCGATAACGATACCaccttaataattaaaaaggaagagaccagctacgatgacgacgaaaatcatgaaatttatttagaaaaaggaatgaCTATGGatcgtgaaaatgaaaaagaattgatagATGCAAATCGAAATGAGATTGATAACAACGACGAGATTACAACGACAAGCGTAACATGTAATCCAGAATCGGAGGACACTGTTCAAGTGGAAATCATCGATGCTGTATCatcgtcgaatgaaaatttacaaGGTCCAACGGACGATAACAACATCGAAAAAGTCGATTCCAACGAATCACTATTCGCCTATTTaacggaaaaagagaacagGCCGTACATCAAAGGCAAAGTTTATGattacgatgaaaaaaagcATGGCGTAAG AATGACGGAGCAGTATATCAAGAAACATTGTAGAGAAAACAAGCTTTATCAGACTCCTTGGTTGAACGATGTCCTATATCTACATTACAAAG GCTTCTCGTTTATCGAAAATCTGGAAAAGTATACGGGTTTGAAGACACTTTGGTTGGAGAACAACGGAATTCGTGAGATTGCGAATCTGGAGAATCAAAGCGAACTGAGATGTCTGTATCTTCATCACAATATAATCaacaaaatcgaaaatttGGAATGCTTGATAAAGTTGGACACTTTAAACTTGGCCCATAACATGattaaaaagatcgagaatCTTG ACAGTCTGAAGTTCTTGAATACGTTGAATTTGTCTTATAATTATCTACAAAGTAGTACCGACATCGAGCATCTCCGATTACTGGAGTATCTATCGATTTTAGATTTGTCTCACAATCGAATAGATACTTTCGATATCGTCGAC ATTCTCGGTGATATGAAATCTATAAGAGTAATTACTTTAACCGGTAATCCGGTCTTAAAGAATATCAAAATGTATCGCAAGACGATGATTTTAAAGTGTAAGAATCTTCATTATCTGGACGACAGGCCGGTATTTCCACGAGATCGTGCTTGTGCAGAAGCATG gatGCGAGGTGGTCCAGAAGAAGAGGCAGCCGAAAGACGACGATGGATTGAAGCAGAACAGAAAAGGATCAACGACAGTGTTATGG